In Myxocyprinus asiaticus isolate MX2 ecotype Aquarium Trade chromosome 46, UBuf_Myxa_2, whole genome shotgun sequence, a single window of DNA contains:
- the LOC127435871 gene encoding anoctamin-10-like produces MTSQKEPQERSSTQTKVTGPTSWSRVSCPCCISSHIEPLVLIQLAENVQPITKQWIMSMISAPVKAGGAQLLVHPGEDMKGDMIVVAAPRCTLLSVTEDLGLCKPYQDGEMTAFSSEDRDNFCNIDDMEQFLTLAERQYIVKYQLYSMRALEDQRIPGVPAPKGKLKAREGILPKLEKAGVIRNITPLHDQKRLKALGKEWYSQKSLWGQPLDAIHAYFGGTIAYYFSFLDYYTLSLIPPAILGLLITFFLPGANLSSANKTDSEPAPPKEDDDQPSVSSYMVQAVFSMLWSTVFMELWKRRSAALSYRWGTFNLAEQFQEPRPGFHGELGSNPVTGRLEPLFPDWKRKLRIGLVSVPVVGVFLGLVVMGMAGFYFFERLVSGWHKGSGSYFTAVLLYIPSIAHIIYTNVLGNIYRNVALQLTESENHREESSFDYHHTTKVLVFTFFNNFAVLFHIAFFKEDLPLLRKRLSSLLIVTQVVGQFTEVVVPFLVDHFYTSSERNLKDDDPEVDHLQAQGNLPAFPGLFAEYIELLVQFGYLSLFSCVYPLTAPLLLLNNLTEIRTDAYKLCKLFNKPFSAPVANMGVWETAFEVLSFISVMSNCWLLLLSPRVKVLTQEAGLSSGKVLVFAVIVEHILLAMKMILAFMIPDEPDWVRIKREQIEYRSIQALKKQRVKRLQVADTLPPKAKM; encoded by the exons ATGACATCCCAGAAGGAGCCTCAGGAGAGGTCTTCAACTCAGACCAAAGTGACGGGTCCCACCTCCTGGTCTCGGGTCAGTTGTCCCTGCTGTATTTCCAGCCACATAGAGCCTTTGGTTCTGATTCAACTGGCTGAAAATGTCCAGCCCATCACCAAGCAGTGGATCATGTCCATGATATCTGCACCTGTGAAGGCTGGAG GCGCTCAGCTGTTAGTTCACCCAGGGGAGGATATGAAAGGGGACATGATAGTTGTGGCAGCCCCTCGCTGCACCCTCCTCAGTGTAACCGAGGACCTGGGCCTCTGTAAACCCTACCAGGATGGGGAAATGACAGCCTTTTCCTCTGAGGACCGTGACAACTTTTGCAACATTG ATGACATGGAGCAGTTCCTGACACTGGCAGAGAGGCAGTACATAGTGAAATATCAATTGTATTCAATGAGAGCTTTGGAGGACCAACGTATCCCAGGGGTCCCAGCACCCAAGGGGAAGTTGAAAGCCAGAGAGGGCATCC TACCGAAGCTGGAAAAGGCAGGCGTTATCCGCAACATCACTCCTCTTCATGACCAGAAGAGGCTGAAAGCACTAGGGAAAGAGTGGTACTCTCAGAAGAGCCTGTGGGGGCAGCCTTTAG ATGCGATCCACGCTTATTTCGGTGGCACTATAGCCTATTATTTCAGCTTCCTGGACTACTACACTTTGTCGTTGATTCCTCCAGCCATCCTAGGCCTGTTGATCACCTTTTTCCTTCCCGGTGCAAACCTCTCAAGTGCAAATAAAACAGACAGTGAGCCTGCACCGCCAAAGGAAGATGATGACCAGCCTTCAGTCAGTTCCTACATGGTGCAGGCAGTCTTCAGCATGCTGTGGTCCACCGTCTTCATGGAGCTTTGGAAGAGAAGGAGCGCGGCCTTATCCTATCGGTGGGGCACTTTTAATTTAGCTGAACAGTTTCAAGAACCCCGGCCGGGTTTTCATGGAGAACTCGGCTCCAATCCGGTTACGGGCAGACTGGAGCCGCTGTTTCCCGATTGGAAGAGGAAGCTTAGGATAGGTCTGGTCTCGGTGCCTGTGGTTGGGGTGTTTTTAGGTCTGGTGGTAATGGGGATGGCCGGGTTCTACTTTTTTGAGCGTCTTGTCTCAGGCTGGCACAAGGGATCTGGCTCGTACTTCACAGCTGTCTTGTTGTATATACCCTCCATTGCCCATATAATCTACACCAATGTGCTGGGGAACATATATCGCAATGTGGCGCTGCAGCTAACAGAATCAG AAAATCATAGGGAGGAATCATCCTTTGACTATCATCATACCACTAAAGTTCTAGTG TTCACCTTTTTCAATAACTTTGCGGTGCTGTTCCACATCGCTTTCTTCAAGGAGGACCTTCCTCTTCTGCGAAAG AGGTTGTCCTCTCTGCTGATAGTGACTCAGGTGGTGGGTCAGTTCACTGAGGTGGTGGTTCCTTTCCTAGTGGACCATTTCTACACGTCTTCAGAAAGGAACCTAAAGGACGATGATCCAGAAGTGGACCACCTCCAGGCTCAGGGGAATCTACCAGCTTTCCCA GGCCTGTTTGCCGAATACATTGAGCTCCTGGTTCAGTTTGGCTACCTGAGTCTTTTCTCCTGTGTTTATCCACTTACTGCTCCTCTGTTACTTCTAAACAACCTCACAGAGATTCGTACAGATGCTTACAAGCTCTGCAAGCTTTTCAACAAGCCCTTTTCTGCCCCTGTGGCCAACATGGGCGTGTGGGAG ACAGCGTTTGAGGTGTTGAGTTTCATATCGGTCATGTCAAACTGCTGGCTCTTGCTTCTGTCACCTCGTGTGAAAGTGCTCACACAGGAAGCTGGCCTCAGCAGTGGCAAAGTTCTTGTCTTTGCTGTCATTGTAGAG CACATCCTGCTCGCGATGAAGATGATTCTGGCTTTCATGATCCCTGATGAACCGGATTGGGTCAGAATAAAAAGAGAACAGATTGAATATCGCTCAATCCAAGCACTTAAGAAACAG AGAGTTAAGCGTTTACAGGTGGCTGATACACTCCCTCCAAAGGCCAAAATGTAA